The Cottoperca gobio chromosome 15, fCotGob3.1, whole genome shotgun sequence genome segment ATCATGATCATCAGTGGTAAACCTTGATGTTGTGTATTAGTAATAGCAATCAACTTATTTGTTGCTTGTTGTTTAGACATTCCTATGAGACACATGCGACACATGCATGCAGAAACAGGGCCGGAGACTGCATCTTGTGTGACTTTGTACATTGACACTGAAAAGCGAGACAAGCCTTGATTCATAGTTCAAATAAAGAATCTAAGAAAACGGCTTTAAAAACCGTCTATTAGATTGTATTATTTCAATACCAAGATCCTGGAAACACTATAGCACAGAAGTACCAATAGAACTGTGGGGGCTGCTAGTCAATAGCCAAACAAGAAAAAGCATCTACAGGTTTATTCTTCTTCCAGTATTTATCACGGTGAGATGTTGCCTCTTTACTGGATGTTTTGTGTCTAGCTCCACGCCTTGTCTTGTAAACAGCATCTGCCTCCTTGCATTGTGTTAAGATCTGGTGACACTCATGGTCAGGTATACGCATCGAACTGGAAGTATCCGACTGTAACTGCCACAGCAGGAAGGACATGCAGCATTCTGTACGGATTAAATACAACTAGGCAAGCTAACGCGCTGTAGCAGGTGTAAGGGCCCTGTCATAccagaaattatattttcagaCCAAAATCTTTCAATTTCAATGAAATCAGTGCAATCATTCACTCATGGAGGCATTTGGGAGCACTCTCGTGTCAAGTTCATCTTGAACTCTGAAGGTCTGCTCTTCGTATAGTACAAAAGCATTTTGTGTAACTTTCCTGACAGTCATGCCTACTTTACGCAGCAATTAGTAACGTTACTTTGGTCACACCAGGGAGGACTTTAGGGAGAGACTGTCAGCCGAGGCGGTCCCTGAAAGTACAAATGATTGCACTGCATTCAGAAAACAAAGGCCAACAAAAGAGTTATTGTTGATTTGAAAGTGATGACCAAAATGGAGGAAGCTATGATATTAGGTCTCTGATGCTCAGGGATTACATCTGAAGTCACAcatatataaagaataatatTAGGAGGGCGAAGGAATGCAGTGTATGCTCTGATAGGGTGAATGAATGTTACATCACATTTACTTCATACTAGGCACTCTTTTACTTaagactttaaaatgtaaatctttcaTAATCACCTGAAAATGTGGCTTTTTACTTGATTATTGCAGACTATGCCTTAGTCTTCAACAAagaaatttaaattaaatggctCAAGGTGGAATTATTGTAATACATGAAGAATGTAATAACTCATTATGAAATTCCTACTACCCTACAGTACTGCAGGTGGGGTGGAAAGGGGGACCGGACACATTTAGATTCTGCTACTGTTTAAGGACGGAGGTATTCAAGTTTCTTTTGTGATTGCGAAAAAAAAGTTTATCAGGCGACACATCCAATCTCTCCCTTTGAATGAACGGAGCAATCCAACCTGCCTTGGCCTCTCATGCTATGGCTGGTGAGAAAAAAATGTTGAGATGTCCATGTGAAAGCACAAGTACACAAACCaaatcacacactcactctcactctctctctcacacacacacacacacacacacacacacacacacacacacacacactcttggtTCTAAAGCTGCAGAAACAACGCTAAAAATctgtacaatatttaaatactgtatttacacagaaataaacataCTTCATTGCTTGTCTTAACTGGCCTGCATCCTTGTGCAGAATTACAATGGAATCAAAGTATTTGTGGGCAAGTGGCATTTTGTCCACATATAATAGTTGGAGGCATAAACAAATATAGGCAACAATAAAGCGCATTTGATGGCTGTACTTGCTTTTCAGATTGAGCTTGCAACACGCTTCACATTCTAGGTTTCAGGTTTCACTGTGGATCATTCTAAAGGAACATACTGGTGGTTTTGCATGATTTGGCTTATTGATTAAATTCAGATATACTTGATATTGTTAGTGATTCTCCAAAGTCTCTAattttgtaattaaaaaaacccaacatatttataagaatgtatttatttatttattttcctgcaaTGCTAGTTGCAAtaagtgcaaaagaaaaaaggcaacaGTGTAAAAGGGAAGCTGTACAAGCTGTTTATCGGTTGAACAACCATAATACCATTTGAAGAaatgtgacatcttcaaatcCCAGTGCCATCTATATCCACAGCTGGTGGGTTTCAAACAGCCATATGGAACTAGTTAGGACACCAACTAAATCTATCTGTAAGTAAATGTtaagcacaaacacaactccCAAAGATGCCAATGTTGCTCCAAGTCTCCTGGATGTGAATAGTAACCTTGCTAAAATAAACCATCACCTTTTAATTTTTACAGCTTGTTTTTGCTGCACACAAGTTGCCATTAAGGCCCCACAACTCTTGGTCCCTTCTTTATCCACGGCCCATTTGTTTTACACAGCCATACAGTTTGTTGGGCTCGCAGTTCCTCATTACAAACAAGCTAACAATGGAAGCTAACTGCTTAGCCTAAATGGCCATATATTGTGgccatatgttttgttttggcgACTTTAAATCCAACTGACTCCATCTTCACTGCAGTAGATTACTGTTACTCATGGCTTTCTGGAATGAAGAAaatctatgtaaaataaaatgtattggaAAATGGCACTGTGACATTAACAGTTTACAGTATGTTTAAAGGGCTGAATCGTGCAAAACCACTGGCATTGCCTTCAGATCATAGCCATTTCTGGAGCACAGGATGAGTATTAAGACCTTCCATCCaagttacatgttacatgttattaTGTCCTTTTTatacacaaaatgttttgtagtaTACAATGATCTGCTGTAATCTGAAGCATGTAAAGAGGCATTCTGAATGTGTCTCCACCATGTTAGTGTTGGAATATCATATGTATGTCGTGTCTGTCTGGCTTTGAGAGCCTTTCCTCCAGAATGTACAGAGAGAAGATTTGAAAAGCTGCCCTGTAATACATCATGGCGGAGAAGTGAATAAGCCTTTATCTTTCCCTTTCATACTGACTCAACAACGCTGTCGCCTCAGCACGGGGGTATATGGGGTATATGGGGTATATAAGCTGCTCAGCACACAGAGTACAGGATTGGAGTGAGGTGACAGACCTAAAGCCCACTGAACTCATCCACActgtccttttcttttcctcgtTATATCATCAAGGTGATTTCAACCCTTTCATTCAAAGCGTCACCCACACTTAAACTGAGAGTGACTGAGCCTTGAGATTCATTATTATTGACCACCAGTAAGTATCctcagttgtgtgtgtctgtgtgtgtatggtttATGTTTCCATTTCCTAACAATTTTGGAACATGAGCTCTCGTTCCCTTCTTAATGGCTTAGGAAGTCAATGCTAGCTTTAACAGTGCGTCCAGTGGACACATCAACTGCCATGGCCCGAATCTCTGTGTCACCAAACTGCATGTGCGTCTGGATCTCACGCCGCGGTGCCGTGCTTTCTGTTCCGCTCACATCCAAGCGAAGTGTCCCACACTTCCTGACGCCGGGCTCGCTAATGAACCCCGCTTTCTCCTTCTCAGAGCAGTAGACGTGGATGACGATAACCTGCTGAGAGGGCTTGGCTGGTGTGTAGCTCCGCTTCACCATCTCACCCAGCGCCACAGACTGGTCGGCGGCGATGAAGATGTCAAGAACATCGGTGCACCAGCGAGTGCCGTCCTTCACCAGCAGCTTCTCCGGCGGGTGTTTGCCCTCCACGAAGCGATTGAGGACACCCACCCCGTATGTGAGGGGCGAGCGGCGCACTTTAATGATGCTGGGGTCCAGGCCGAACAGTACAGCACCTTTCAGAATGGTGAGGCCAACGTCATGGGGTATGATGATGCGGCTGCGGCCCTGGAGCATGTCCTGGACAGCTTGTTGCAGCAGGAGAGACTCAGCAAAACCTCCCACTAAGAACAGGAACTTAATGTCGCTCACCTCTGGCTTCTCAAACAgctcagctggaggaggaaaaaCAGAATCTCAATGAAGAAAACAACTGACTGTTACAGGAAGAACCACATGTACTGTGAGTGAGTACTAGTGATGTATTTAAGTTGGCCAGCATCACAGCTGTCTCTGTTGTCCTTGTgaccacacccacacagagtGGGAAAAGCCTGTTGTCACCACCACTGTGTGGAAGAACAAGCAGGATTATGACTTGGATCTTTTTTTGTAGTTTGTAAATAATTTAGCCGAATAATTTGAAGCTCTTTATTTGTTGGTGACGGGCACCTGAAATTTCACTAATAATCCCTCATTGCCAAAGAAAACTAAGTTTTAAGATGTTGCTTTGTCTCTCCTTCATATTCAGTGACGAAGCTTCGGTACATTgtaaacatattaaacatatgTAGCTTGTGCACGTACATTCTGCTACACTCCTATTCTAAAAAGGTAGAGACATTCGCTTCATTTGAATCAAACTGACTACAGTGGCTTAATGTTGCTACTGTCATTGCttgcattatttttatttgtggattttACTTTAGTTCATGTGAGTATTTAAACGATTGCCCAATTTTCTCTCTGTCGCTTAATACATGTGTAACACCAGGAGGTTTCCACTTCCACAAATATTTCCTGAAGCTTTTCACTGTTACTGTTTGCAGACAAACTTGGACGTAGGTCCTCACTGCAGGTTACTTCACTCCCTGAACTATCTACAGTCACTTGTGACAGTAATTACATGGTATACAGTGTATAGTAGGACTGGGTGATATGACGATATATATTGttgaaaacaatagaaaaatGTTTTCCGTATAtcattttctgtgttgtttctaTCACAATATAGGCTCGGTAcagtatttacttattttttgtCATGTTCATTTTGCGCTTCAGTTtctaaaatgagaaaatactctGTAGTTTTTATGtgtcaagtatttaattcacacaggacTATACAAAAATAAGCTTTACCATGCGGTTATTtcacattgtatttattaaagaCTTTTTTGACCACACAggtgagagctgtgtgtgtgtgtgtgtgtgtgtgtgtgtgtgtgtgtgtgtgtgtgtgtgtgtgcgcttacTGAGATGTTGGATGATGTGGTCTATGGTGGGCTTGAAGAGGGAATTCATGGCATCTGGACTCATCCTCAGCATCCCCTGAGACGACCATTTTACAAAATCCACACTATGAGAGGATGTGAGAGTATATGATGAATGAGCATACAGTTCATGTGCAGTTAGGGCTGTATTACAATATTAAgtacaacacatttcaaatacCAATATGTCGCAATATGGCAAACGTTTGCCATAATTATAtatcaaataaagaaatctggTAACACATAGGtacagctgctgctgaacaCATTGAAAACCCAACACTGTATCGAAAAGatgctaaaaagaaaaatgtaatttttggGTGATAATTAGAGTTCATCTCAACAAGGAACACCTTCCACATATATGTCAAAATATTGATATGTGCAGCTTTAACTGCATGTTTTAAGGGGTTGCACGCTCCATGCAATGTATTGATTCACAAATTAAGCATGATGCTACAACTGCAGAGTTTCAAATGCATTCACAAAGTGACAGAAGTCACTGACAGCCTGGGCTCTCTGTGGAGCAGTATTATCGATATTTTGTGTGCTATTTCCCTCAGTCCTGTCTCTGGAGGCCTACAAACATATCTCTCTGTGCGTGATGCAGTCTGTCTGTTCAATTATAAATCCATTGTATCCATCTGCTGTTATCCCATGTGTGTGATTCATGTGCAGTCTGTGCACAAGTATTTGTGTTACAGAGTTAATGTTGACTCCTCCCAATATTTTCAGCACAATGAGACAGACTAAGTACTTCCAGTTAGGCGTCACTGGAAATCAAGACTCCATGGTGGTCCCAGAAGTCATTATAGTACTCTACTACCTGGAAGTCAAAGGTTTGATCACCATTTATATGTTCTCTGTCTAACACTGAGTTCTAATGGTGTGTTCTTTATCAAGTCAGGTTAAGAAAAAACTGTATGCCAACCTGTCAAGTCGCAGTTTAGATTTatgtctgtccaaaatatcatcacttcatcataCCAGCGGtgacgctggtattgttttccccttgtgagtctgtgtgtcacCATACGCAATATGCCCCTGGAGACACCTCCTTTAGCAAATCTGAAGAAATTCAGATTTTCATAAAGTTGCTGAGATATCATCAAGGATGGTGCGGATGTGAAGTTATAGTGAGCATGACCTTTGATCTTTGACCCCCAAAAcataatcagttcatccttgagtccatgGGGGGGGTTTGTGCGATTTTTGTTCACAAGACAACCTGGAAACATAATGCCTCTGGCCTCGGCTGATGTCGGCAGTGGAGGCatgaaaatctgtttttaaaaagtggtgCATCAGCCTTGCTTTTTCAATTCATCTCTCCACCAACCATAGAATGTACATAAGAAGTGAAcatagtcactgtgacgtcacccattggtttgtggactacggttttgaagcctcaaaaAGAACGTTTTTTAGGAAACAGAAGtaacacgagagggtggagctaagtacaactgaATGCTGAatcatttttaggcgaccaaaatgttacaattaactttgatgaagtgaaaacatCACACATAACATAATCACACAAGATAATTAAAGACCCCATCACCATTAAAGACTCCCATCACCTCAGCAAcaaactgtccctgagtctgctgCCGGCTAGCAGACGGTACCGCAGCCTCCGGGCCAAGAGcagcagactcagggacagttttatCCCACAGGTCATAAGACTGTTGAACTCCTGAACTCTGTGAAGTGTCACTACACGTTTGTACTTCATATACCTGTTTATTACACACATCCAcatagttatatattattacagtatacagcatttattctatattctgttttatcttatatcattttatatatttaaattattcctgcattttacttgcaccattatgtctctttcattatttttatttttttgttatgtcTTAAGTTTACTGTAAGTTGCATagttggaggagcctgggacttTTATACAgctaaataaatagaaagtgaATGTTTCTCTCTGCTCCAGGTTTTCTTTATGATGCAGACAAAAACagctgtattttttaaataaaaatagagcagctttgaAAGAAAATCTACCCTCCAAGTCACATTATACTGATCTTGTCCAACATGTCAGAGATTGGTCTCTGATTTTCTGTTTGTACTCACTTGCTTTTGCGCAGGGCATGTTCCACGCTATGGCCCCTAAACTTCTTGTAGTAGTCAATGAAGGAGAAGGGCAGGTTAATATTGAGGGGGTTGGTTCTTTCAGGGGCTGCTGCCCTCTTCCGAGACTCAAACGCAATCATCAGGTCCACCCAGGCTGCCGGCCTTTTGATCTTAAATTGGTCGATGAAATCCTGGCCAAAGATCTTACACAGCAGCTTCTCAAATTCATAGTCAATCCCAATAGAGCCATAGGGACCACCTGGGGAAAAGAGGGGGCTGTGACTGctccaaataaaaacaagatgaaaCCGCAGCTGCATAATGCAGAGATGTTATGCTCTTTTACCTGAGGCCTTGTAGAGCTCCTTTAGATGTCCCTCTGGAAGACGGATCTGATGAACAGTAAGGTCCACGGTTCCTCCGCCACAGTCCACCACCACATAACGGTCACCTGCACAGAGAAGGTGTGCAGTAAGCTCAGGTGAAAGGCATCTCTAATGCTTCTTATTTAACAGCATCCTTCCTGACCACACTTATTGCTCTGACATGCAGCCACTGCCTCTTAACTACACGCTGTTTTTAGGAACATTCTCAGGGAATGTTGGACGTGACTCTTCGTGACTTTTCAGCTTCTTGAACCAGACATTTCTGTGGCTGTAGTGTCAGCTGCCCAGGGGTGAGGGGATGAAAGAAGTTAAACTGCAGGAGGTAGAGAGTGGGACTCAGATGACTCACACAGTGAAACAGATTCAAGGTCACATTTtaggcatttatttattactacaTGTCACAGCACTTAAGCTGGAGGGTGGTAGATCTACTTATGGCATTCAAAAGGTACtagttacatttgtattttactcAAAATATTTTTCCAAATTAAATGATCTAAGATGTTTAgtgaatattatttgtattactataaagaataaaaaaggtcTTTGGGCATGTATGACAAATGTTCCCTTTCCGTCCGCTTCAAAGTGGGCATGTCATTGAACGTGTTTGACTGACAGGCTGTGATATGGCAAAGTTAACGTTTAGCTAGTAACTGGAGCTTAAGTCATGATAATCAGTGTGAAGAGTCGCTTCTCAGACTAATGTTGACAGTCACAGGCCAGTACAATGTCATCTTAACAGACAGAACCAATGGCAAGCACTATGAAGATAAAACCCAAGTTGTATTACACTCTAGTTTTCCATCCAGGACTTTAGAAGTAAGCTTAAAGTAAAAGGTAGAGGTAAGTGGAACGCactcataaaatgaaataaaagctaTTTAAATTATAACCTTTGATGGCTTTCTGTAAGAattatattttctataaatCTTCAGATTGTTACATTTCCCCAAAAACAGCATGCTCTATTTCTATCAAAGTCTAATATTTAAAGTTAGTACCGTATGACAGATTGGCAGCACAGGAAACAGCAAGAGCTTTTACCCTagagaaagatgaagaggaagaggaggagggaaagatgagtaaaagaagaggaagactcTACCTTCTTCCAGCTCCGCCCAAAGCTCCCCTATGACATTTTCCACCAAAAAGGTGCGGCTCTGCCGGTTGCGCCGGACATTCTCCTTTGCTGGTTGttaacagagagagaatgttCTGGTGAGTGTGGTGAAGCCATGAAGCTCTGCTGTGAGAAGCTGTGTGGCTCATACGGCTCAAAGTGGTGTGTGAGGCAAGCAGCAAGCTGAGATGCACATTTATCCGCAAGTCTGATTCCTAGAATAACTTATCCAATCTATTATATATTCTTTCAATCAGATgactttaaattataaatagaTGATTGGCCTGTTCAACACATATATATGGATGGAgtataaacatgtctgtcaCACCAACATTGTTGATCACATGCATTGAAAGTGACGTGACAAAGAtcaaattaaacataaaataaaagtgaaataaaactaaaatctTCTCTTTAGGTGGTCAAACATTTAACTCATCAACTACTACAAACATTTAGGATTTATGTCAAACAACCAGTCTACTACTGCAGACTGCTCAACCTGCAGCACAGGGAAGATATGTGGCATGAGGCTGAGTGGGAGTAGCAGGAAGACCTGGCAGAAGTGCATGTTCTCCTACACAGAGGAGACAATACAGAGAATGAAGGACGAGTCTGAAACGCTCAGTAGCTTTGCTGAGGGCATGAGAGAGGTCTAGAGTTAACATTATAGACGCCTAACATTCCAACAACAGCATTCCCTCAAGCTGATTTAAAGACAGATTTACAATAGAGCagttttattacaaaatgttaaatcTTAATTTAGTAATATTCTAATGATAACGCATGTCACTGCAAATCTAccactatttatttatacagtacaaaacattaaatgacaGATGTAACATTTGCAGAGAAACTTGTTGGGTAGAGAACGTTTCAGGTTCAAAGTAGACTGTTCACTGAAAAACTCTTATAATATCCTGATACGTCATTAAATATGGAGTAAAGCACTTTAGGGACTGCATTTTAGCATTTTAACACATAGACCAAAGGCAAAATATATAGCATTCTTTGTTAGATTTGTTAGATAGAATGTTCCGATCTAAAGTTGGGGTCTCAAGCCGAAAACATTTGGGAACGTGTGAATATAGTAAAGTAACTATTTTAGGGGACTTACAGGGGATGATAATAGCACTTAGTGCACTTCTCTTCTATATAGAACACTATGGTAGTCAAAGAAAAGCTTTTATGGAACTTTATGTAATGTTTCTCTCAGTTtagcaacagcaacaacactgTCACTAAACTCttctttacactttgttttatcGCATTTTTATCCTTTTAGACATGTGTGAAATTATCTTAATTAGCATATAAATTCTCAAGTTAcggacaaaaacatgttttgtgaggtcacagtgaccttgacctttgacctcaacAATCCAAGCAGTTCATGCTTTGAGTCCAAGGTGACGTTTGTGCCCAATTTTAAGAAGTTCCCTGAaggtgttcctgagatatcgcatTCACCAGAATAGGATGTACGGACCGACAATCTCAAAAACATAATGTCTCCGTCCTGTGCAGTCGCCAGCGTGGAGgcataacaaacacacactgtatgatGTTTATTACACTAATAAGTGCACACTACTATAATGGTAATGTTTTTAGCTACATCCGTAGGTTTGGGCGCTACTAGCTTACACATTTTGTGACAGTACCCACATTTCCTCCTAGCTGACAAGTGATGACTTCAAACACAAGCAGCTCAAAACATCAACTGTGAGTTGGTCAGACATTTTGGCCAATAACAAAGCCAGACATGTGaataattcattaaaaatgtaagatACACTTTTTGTATAGGACAGAAACTTGGAAAAGAAGCAAAATCATGTTGAAATATGATGgttaagataaataaaatgtcatgcattttGTGACTGAATTTAAAAGGAAAGCATGTTTACCATGACCTGGAGAAACTATGGAAGAAACAACAGGAGAAAAACTGTGCGTCAGTACTAATGCTGCCAAactgtgaatacacacacacactcagaaaa includes the following:
- the hspa12a gene encoding heat shock 70 kDa protein 12A isoform X2, with the protein product MMTEKETATEKIITDSMANPSPAKSMGEPGITPLSPSHTQNDTDQVPSGPSFVVVVAIDFGTTSSGYAYAFTKEPECIHTMRRWEGGDPGVSNQKTPTTILLTPDRKFHSFGYAARDFYHDLDPSESKQWLYLEKFKMKLHTTANLSIDTDLHAANGKRVKALDIFAYALAFFKEQALKELSDQTGGDFDNNDVRWVITVPAIWKMPAKQFMREAAYKSGLVSRENPEQLIIALEPEAASIYCRKLRLHQMVDLGTHTTQNGCSPTENVGSGMTQVSPGHAKENVRRNRQSRTFLVENVIGELWAELEEGDRYVVVDCGGGTVDLTVHQIRLPEGHLKELYKASGGPYGSIGIDYEFEKLLCKIFGQDFIDQFKIKRPAAWVDLMIAFESRKRAAAPERTNPLNINLPFSFIDYYKKFRGHSVEHALRKSNVDFVKWSSQGMLRMSPDAMNSLFKPTIDHIIQHLTELFEKPEVSDIKFLFLVGGFAESLLLQQAVQDMLQGRSRIIIPHDVGLTILKGAVLFGLDPSIIKVRRSPLTYGVGVLNRFVEGKHPPEKLLVKDGTRWCTDVLDIFIAADQSVALGEMVKRSYTPAKPSQQVIVIHVYCSEKEKAGFISEPGVRKCGTLRLDVSGTESTAPRREIQTHMQFGDTEIRAMAVDVSTGRTVKASIDFLSH
- the hspa12a gene encoding heat shock 70 kDa protein 12A isoform X1; this translates as MMTEKETATEKIITDSMANPSPAKSMGEPGITPLSPSHTQQNDTDQVPSGPSFVVVVAIDFGTTSSGYAYAFTKEPECIHTMRRWEGGDPGVSNQKTPTTILLTPDRKFHSFGYAARDFYHDLDPSESKQWLYLEKFKMKLHTTANLSIDTDLHAANGKRVKALDIFAYALAFFKEQALKELSDQTGGDFDNNDVRWVITVPAIWKMPAKQFMREAAYKSGLVSRENPEQLIIALEPEAASIYCRKLRLHQMVDLGTHTTQNGCSPTENVGSGMTQVSPGHAKENVRRNRQSRTFLVENVIGELWAELEEGDRYVVVDCGGGTVDLTVHQIRLPEGHLKELYKASGGPYGSIGIDYEFEKLLCKIFGQDFIDQFKIKRPAAWVDLMIAFESRKRAAAPERTNPLNINLPFSFIDYYKKFRGHSVEHALRKSNVDFVKWSSQGMLRMSPDAMNSLFKPTIDHIIQHLTELFEKPEVSDIKFLFLVGGFAESLLLQQAVQDMLQGRSRIIIPHDVGLTILKGAVLFGLDPSIIKVRRSPLTYGVGVLNRFVEGKHPPEKLLVKDGTRWCTDVLDIFIAADQSVALGEMVKRSYTPAKPSQQVIVIHVYCSEKEKAGFISEPGVRKCGTLRLDVSGTESTAPRREIQTHMQFGDTEIRAMAVDVSTGRTVKASIDFLSH
- the hspa12a gene encoding heat shock 70 kDa protein 12A isoform X3, with the translated sequence MMTEKETATEKIITDSMANPSPAKSMGEPGITPLSPSHTQNDTDQVPSGPSFVVVVAIDFGTTSSGYAYAFTKEPECIHTMRRWEGGDPGVSNQKTPTTILLTPDRKFHSFGYAARDFYHDLDPSESKQWLYLEKFKMKLHTTANLSIDTDLHAANGKRVKALDIFAYALAFFKEQALKELSDQTGGDFDNNDVRWVITVPAIWKMPAKQFMREAAYKSGLVSRENPEQLIIALEPEAASIYCRKLRLHQMVDLGTHTTQNGCSPTENVGSGMTQAKENVRRNRQSRTFLVENVIGELWAELEEGDRYVVVDCGGGTVDLTVHQIRLPEGHLKELYKASGGPYGSIGIDYEFEKLLCKIFGQDFIDQFKIKRPAAWVDLMIAFESRKRAAAPERTNPLNINLPFSFIDYYKKFRGHSVEHALRKSNVDFVKWSSQGMLRMSPDAMNSLFKPTIDHIIQHLTELFEKPEVSDIKFLFLVGGFAESLLLQQAVQDMLQGRSRIIIPHDVGLTILKGAVLFGLDPSIIKVRRSPLTYGVGVLNRFVEGKHPPEKLLVKDGTRWCTDVLDIFIAADQSVALGEMVKRSYTPAKPSQQVIVIHVYCSEKEKAGFISEPGVRKCGTLRLDVSGTESTAPRREIQTHMQFGDTEIRAMAVDVSTGRTVKASIDFLSH
- the hspa12a gene encoding heat shock 70 kDa protein 12A isoform X4; translation: MMTEKETATEKIITDSMANPSPAKSMGEPGITPLSPSHTQQNDTDQVPSGPSFVVVVAIDFGTTSSGYAYAFTKEPECIHTMRRWEGGDPGVSNQKTPTTILLTPDRKFHSFGYAARDFYHDLDPSESKQWLYLEKFKMKLHTTANLSIDTDLHAANGKRVKALDIFAYALAFFKEQALKELSDQTGGDFDNNDVRWVITVPAIWKMPAKQFMREAAYKSGLVSRENPEQLIIALEPEAASIYCRKLRLHQMVDLGTHTTQNGCSPTENVGSGMTQGDRYVVVDCGGGTVDLTVHQIRLPEGHLKELYKASGGPYGSIGIDYEFEKLLCKIFGQDFIDQFKIKRPAAWVDLMIAFESRKRAAAPERTNPLNINLPFSFIDYYKKFRGHSVEHALRKSNVDFVKWSSQGMLRMSPDAMNSLFKPTIDHIIQHLTELFEKPEVSDIKFLFLVGGFAESLLLQQAVQDMLQGRSRIIIPHDVGLTILKGAVLFGLDPSIIKVRRSPLTYGVGVLNRFVEGKHPPEKLLVKDGTRWCTDVLDIFIAADQSVALGEMVKRSYTPAKPSQQVIVIHVYCSEKEKAGFISEPGVRKCGTLRLDVSGTESTAPRREIQTHMQFGDTEIRAMAVDVSTGRTVKASIDFLSH